The sequence AGCCCCTATTGTCCCCTGCGTCGGTCCGCCTCGAGCAGCAGGCGCAGCAGGAGAACTTTGTCGGCACGGGCAATCTCGCGTCCGCTGATCGGCAGATCGCCGCGCCGTCGCGCCAGACGGCGCAGCGCTACGACGGTCATCGACGCATAGCCGGTCGTTGAACCCGTATCCGGGAGCTCAGTCATCGGACGAGCGGGCTGTCGCCCGGGTACGGGGCGCGATTGTGAAGGGGAACGGTTTGATCGCGGAGTGGTCGGCTTGGCGACGATGTTGGAGGGCGTTTCGAGGATCACGCCGAGTCCCTCGTCGGGGCGTGGGATGACGACGGAAGTCAACACCTTGCCGATCTTGTTGCCGGCCGCCACACCGGCATCGACTGCCGCCTGGACCGCGCCAAGCTCCCCTTCTATATGAATGGTTATCAATGCCGGATCGGTGCGTTCGGTTTTGACGATCCTGACGGCGGCGGCTTTGGCGGCCGCATCGGCCGCTTCAATGGCGCCGATCAGCCCCACACATTCGATCAGTCCCAGCGCCTGACGCTCCATTGTCTTGACCATGGAAATCGGCGGCCAATATACCGGTGCTGCTGGTCGCAAGTCTAACGGATTGTCGGGTAGGGCGATGGATCAGCCGCGGCGTTGCACCGAGAGAACACGGTCGATCCCGGCGAGGTCTTTATGGAATCCCGGGACACCCCATTCGCGGCTGGCGGCGACGATCTCCGCAACCGTCCCGGCCTGATCGAATCCGATTTCACAGATGAAGGCACCGGCCAGTCGCAGTCGGCCCGGCGCAGATCGAAGCAACCATTCAATGATCTCGGTGCCCGATTCCCCTGCGAACAGTGCCGTGTGCGGCTCGTAGTCGACGACCGACCGCTCGATCGCTGTGTCGCCGCAGGCGATGTAGGGGGGATTGCTGACGATCAGGTCGACCGTATGATCCTCGCAGACCGGGTCAAGTCCGTTTCCGACGATGAACTCGATGCGCGAATCGAGATCGTATCGGCTTGAATTGGCCTGCGCGATTTCAAGTGCGTCCGGTTGTGAGTCTATCGCCGTGACGGTAATGTCGCTGCGCGCGTGTGCCAGCGCCACGGCGATGTTTCCCGACCCGGTTCCGACATCAACGACACGGAGTCGATGTCCGGCCTGCCTGGGTGGAAGGTGCCTGAGGGCGACATCGACAACGGTTTCGGTCTCCGGCCGTGGAATGAGGACGCGCGCATCACACAACATGTCCAGTCCATAAAACTCAACGTGCCCCAACACGTGGGCCAGCGGTCGGCCGGTCAGTCGGTCGTTGGCCAGTGATTCCAGACGCCGCAACCGCTCGGGAGACAGTTCCTCACTGTGGCGAAGCGTCAACTCGGTCGGACGCGCGCCGACGATTTCTCCGAGCAATCGGTCGGCTTCGGTGGCGGCGGTCTCTTCGGCGACGGTGCGGAGAATCCGGACCAACTGCCGTCGCATTGCGGCGATCGTGATCGGCGAGCCATCGAACGGGGAAGACATAAGCTGGCTCAGAGGGAGATCATCAGGCCAATGCGCGGGCGGTGGCTTGTTGTCCCAGTCGCTTACGTCGATCATCGGCGCGCAGCGCCTCGATGATTTCTTCCAAGTCACCTTCGATGACGGAATCGAGGTTTTGCAGCGTCAGTCCGATGCGGTGATCCGTGACGCGATTCTGCGGAAAGTTGTATGTGCGAATCTTGGCGGAGCGATCGCCGGTGGAAACCATTTGTTTGCGTTCGGCCGCGAGTTTGGCATCGCGTTCGGCCTCGGCCACCGCGAACAGACGGGCACGCAGCACCTTCAGTGCCTTGTTCTTGTTTTTCAGTTGCGACTTTTCATCCTGACAGGAGACGACGGTTCCAGTCGGAAGATGGGTGACACGCACGGCCGAGTCGGTCGTATTGACCGACTGCCCGCCGGGCCCGCTGGAACGAAAGACATCAATGCGCAAGTCCTCGGGGCGAATCTCGATTTCGACTTCGTCGGCTTCGGGGAGCACCGCCACGGTGGCGGCAGACGTATGGATGCGTCCCGCGGCCTCGGTCACCGGGACCCTTTGGACGCGGTGAACGCCCGATTCGAATTTGAGCGTGCCATAGGCGCCGTCGCCGTTGACGGCAAAGGCGACTTCCTTGAACCCGCCAACGCCGGTTTCGCTGGAGCCCAGCATCTCGATTCTCCATCCCTTGCGTTCGACGAAGCGCGTATACATTCGCATCAAGTCGGCGGCAAAGAGGGCCGCCTCTTCCCCGCCGGTTCCGGCACGGATTTCGACGATCGCCGGCCTGGCGTCATTCGGGTCGCTCGGCGTCAGCGCATCTTCGAGCCGCTGAGCCAGCGCCTTGCGCTCGCTATGCAAACGAACCAAATCGTCTTGTGCCATTTCCGTCAATTCCGGATCTGCATCCTCGTCCACGATCGCTTCCGCATCGGCGATTTCGCCGATCAGGACACGGTATTGCTCCCCGAGCGCCAGAGTCTCGGACAAGTGCCGATGCTCGCGGCCCAGCGCGCGCATCCGGCGCGCGTCCCTGACCGTTACGGGATCGCTCATGGACTGCTCGATATCGCGAAAGCGTCGCGCCATCCCTTCGATCAACTCCAACAACTCATCGGTGGGTTTGTCTGGGTTCATCGAATACCGTCACTCCGACGCACTGTGACCAGCAGTGGCGTCCCCATCAGAGACGCCAAGGATCGGCCCCGCGGGGCGGGACGATGGAGTCGCTAACTGCCGGAGGCGGGCGACTTCGCGGCGGATTTGTCCTCCAAACCATACTTGCGGAGGAACTTTTCGACGCGACCGGCGGTGTCGACCAACTTCTGTTTTCCGGTAAAGAAGGGATGGCAGGCCGAACAGATATCGACCGCGAGGTCTTTGACCGTCGAGCGCGTCGGAATCTGATTGCCGCACGCGCAATGGATCACGGTGTCAAAGTATTGCGGGTGAATGCCTTCTTTCATCATAACGCTCCATCAAGAATGTCGAACCGCAAATATACGTTGCTGTGCACCAACCCCACAAACGTTTTCAGGTTCCCGGGGAGACCTCTGGCGCGGTTTCGGATGCGTTCAGTAAGAGTGTATAAAGCAGCCAACTCTGCGACGCCGAAAGCCCATTGGAGACAAGGGCTTTCGATGCCTTGATGCTGACCATTGCGCTGACTGCGGACGAATCCTCAAGCAGTCGGGTCAGGGCGGACGTCAACTCCTCCCCCGGACGTCGAGAACGCCGCTGCACCGCACCACGCCATCGGGTATGTAAGGTCTCCAGCCATCGGTGTCCCTGGACTAAGTCGCGCAGATGCTGCCGGGCACGGTCATACCGAGTCCCAATGCGCAGGCCCGTATTCGAGACTGGGACATCAACCAGGCGCTCATGAATTCGACGAATCAAGTGCCCATACAGACGCCGTCGTTTTTTCCACGTGCTGGGCGCCCCAAGGGCGAGCTCAAAGCAGGGTCGTCCATAAAAGGGCGCGACCACCCACAAGTAGCAGCGATTGCGATCTTCGCCGTCAAAATACGCCTGACGCTGATATTCCCAGACCATCCGCAGATATCGGTCGGTTTGATCCGATTCGGGGAACGTGTCGACGAAATGCCGCAACTGTTCCGCCATGAAACCCGGACTGAAGCCGAAGATGGCGCCGATTTGTTCGGATGTGAAGGCGGCGGCGCGGTCGAACATCAGCCCGATCAGATTATCGTCTGATCCAATTCTCTGATGGGGCCGGCGTTCCGGCATCACCAAATCGCCCCCTTCTCCGGTCCAAAGAACCGCTCCGGATCCATGCTCGGATACGATTTCGGAGAGGTACTCGTCGGCGTAAGCCATGGCCCCGGAATTGCGACCATCGGTCATCCTGATGAGCCGATTGGCCGTGGCAAGGGGCGGTTCGCTGAGCCGAACGACCGCGTGGGGGAAGCCGCAGAGTTCCGCGATCCGGGCGGCAATGCCCGCTTCGCGGTCACCATGCTGCCGGCCGTAGACGAAAGTCCGGGCGACCACCCTGATGCCGGCGCGATGAAGCGATCCGGCCACCGCACGCGAGTCCATCCCTCCTGACAGAGAAACGACATTGCGGTCACCGGTCAGCGCCGCACGACGCGCTGTTGATGCGATCAGCTCGGTTGAGAGACGTGCGGTGCATTCCTGGAATCCGCCGGTCCATTCGCGCTTGTCTGCCGCCCACGGCCTCTGATTGAGGACTTGGGGGGGCAGGTCCCCGTCAATCTTCCAGCACAGGACAGCACCCGGCGGCAGGCGAAAAACCCCCTCCGAGGTTGTTCGATCTCCCCACGGAAACCCGAAGACAAGACTTTGCGCGACGCCCAAACGATCGGGGCGCTTTCCACCACATAAGACCCGAATGAACTTCGGCTCACGCGATACGAGAAGGCGGCCGGAATCAAACGACCAGAAGACCGGCAATCGGCCCAGCACATCAGAGGAAATGAACACTGCGTGATGCGGGGGCGCAGTGATCGCGACAATGACAAAGTCACCGTCCGATGCAGCGGCAATGTCGGAGATCGCCGCGGCCGTCGCTTCGGGAGTAGCCGACTCGCTCAGCAACCGACAGAGGTCAGGCACAATCGGCGGAGGTTGCGAATAGACCATCCCTTCGATCAGTAGAGTCGTTGCATCCTGGACTTCGACCTGAACCGGGTATTCGGGGTAGGCCACAAATGACAAGTGGACATGCGCTGATGACGCGACTTCCCGGACGGCATAACGCGCATCGTGACACATCGACGCAGATGCGCGCGCAATGCGGGTGGCAAGTTGCTGATCCAGACCATTGCGGTCCGCTGCAAGACCGAATCCGGGCATATCGAGCCGACACCAACACTCAGTCAGAGATGCGGCAGACCGAGCGTAGGCGTTCAAAGGACGAAAGACAACGAATTCCGGTCAACAAGTCGCATTGGACGATTGTCGGCGGCAGTGATTGACTTGGTCTGAGGTCGCGGTGATATTCTCCCGGCCGCTGCTGCGGACCGCTCTCCCTATGGCGCGTCTCCACGAATACAAAAGCAAAGCTCTCCTGTCGGAGGCCGGATTTTCGGTTCCAAGGGGGCAGGTCGTACGCCATCCCTCCGAAGTCGGCGCGGCGATTCCCAAAATCGGCCTGCCGGTAGTGGTTAAAGCGCAGGCGTGGACCACGTCACGAGCGTCGCAGGGGGCGATCGCCTTCGCTGACGATCACCATGAAGCCGCCACAGCAGTCGCCAGGATGTTGTCCCTGAAACTGGGCGGGTTCGATGTCACTGAGATCCTCATTGAACAGAAGCTGGATATCACGCGGGAATTCTACGCCGGGGTGATCGTCGATGATGCCAACCGTACACCGCTGGTAATCTTTTCTTCCGTCGGAGGAACCGGAATCGAGGAGTTGTCCCGGAAACATCCGAAGAATGTGGCCAAAACCCCGGTCGACATTCGTGTTGGACTGCGCGGATTCGAGGCACGGGATACGGTGCGCCGTGCCGGAGTCACAGGGCAGCTACAATCGGAGCTGGCCGCTGCGTTAGTGGGGCTGTACAAAGTCGCACGCCATTGGGAGTGCCGTTCCCTGGAGATCAACCCGCTGGTACAGACCACCGACGGCAAGCTGGTGGCTTGCGACTGTCGGATGACGGTCGACGATAACGCCGTCTTTCGCCATCCAGAGTTGGAAATCGAGATTGCACGCGAATTCGGACGGCCACCAACTGAACTGGACAAGATCGCGTGGACGGTCGAGAAGGATGACTATCGCGGCACATTCTACTTTATCGAAATGGCGCGCGGCTACAAGCGCGGCGCGGGATACATCGGCTTCCACGGCGCCGGGGGCGGCGGCTCGATGATGTCGATGGACGCGTTGATCCAGCGCGGCTACAAGATTGCCAACTTCACCGACACCTCCGGCAATCCCCCGGCGTCGAAGGTGTACCGCGCCGCGAAGATCATCCTCTCGCAGCCGAATATCGACGGCTACTTCGGTTCGGGGTCGGGAGTCGCATCACAGGAACAGTTTCATTCGGCGCGCGGGCTGGTGAAGGCGTTTTGGGAGGAAAACCTCTCGATCCCGGCCGTGATTCGTCTTGGCGGCAATGCCGAGGATCAGGCCGTTCGCATCCTGACCGAATTCACCAGGAACCTGCCTGCCCCGGTTGAGGGATATAAAAAGGACGACACCGCCGACTTCTGCGCCGAGCGGATGCAGCTCTTAGTCGGAGCGAACAAGGCGAACGCGCAGCCGCGTAAACCAATCGTACCGTCGGTGCCGGTGTTCGAGGCCAAGGACCCATACACGTTCGACACGCCAACCGGGACCATTGTTTACGACCATAAAGTTTGCCGTGACTGTGAATCGAAGATTTGCGTTGAGACCTGTGTGCCACAGATTCTCAAGCTGGAAGACGGCAAGCCGGTGTTGAAGATCTCGCGCGAAGACGCCAAGGGCGGCCAGTGTACCGAGTGTCTCGCGTGTGAAGTGGAATGCCGTGTCGGCGGCAAGGGCGGCGGACGGGTGATGCTGCCGATTCCGGGGCTGGATGAGTATCGCAGCGGCGCAAAGGCAGCGACGGCATGAGCATCCTTGTCGATCAGGAGAAAAAAGTCGTCGTGCAGGGGATTACCGGGCGCGAGGGCATGGCGCGCACCAAGCTCATGCAACGTTACGGGACCCGGGTGGTCGCTGGGTGCACACCCGGCAAGGGCGGGCAGGACGTCCTGGGGGTGCCGGTATACGACACGGTCGCCGAAGCATCTGAGAAGCACGACGGACTGGATGTGGCGGTCATCTTCGTACCGGCGCCCCTCGTGAAAGAGGCGGCTCTGGAGGCGATTGCCGCCGGAATCAAACTCCTCGTGATCGTTCCTGACCGGGTGCCCATCTATGATGTCATGGAGATTGCCGCCGCCGCCAAAGAGAGCGGTGCGAGATTTGTCGGTCCGAACACGTTGGGGCTCTTGTCTCCGGGCAAAGCAGTATTCGGCATGATCGGCGGTTCGGCGGCATCGGCGAAAGACTGGTTCCTGCCCGGGCGGGTCGGCGTCTCTTCGCGTTCGGGTGGAATCACATCGTCGATTGCATACTACTTGTCGCGTGCAGGAATCGGGCTCTCGACGATCATCCATGTCGGCGGCGATGCGATTGTCGGCACCGACCACCCGGCCGTGATGGAGCTCTTTGAAGCCGACCCCGACACCGACGCTGTCGTCATGTTCGGCGAGATCGGCACCTCGCAGGAAGAACGGGTTGCCGACTTGATCGAGCGGAAACGGTTTACCAAACCATTGGTTGCCTACATCGGCGGACGTGCCGCGCAGTCGGGCACGCGGTTCTCGCACGCCGGGGCGATCATCGAAGGGGATCGCGGCACCCATGAGGGCAAGGTCAAGCGGCTGCGCGAGGTTGGCGCGACGCTGGTCGATAACTTCGGCGACATTGCCGATGCGGTCAAATCGGTGATTCAGCCGTTGGACACGGCGAAGATCCCGATTCCGAACTGAGCAAGGACTGATTATGAGCGAGCAGGGTTGGAACACGTCCGTCAGTCAGATCGCACCGAACACGATCCGTTTGCGCGGCTATCCGGTCGAGGAGCTGATGGGAAAGGTGGGATTTGCCGAAGCGATCCTATTGGCGCTGACCGGCGAGATGCCCGATGCGGCCACGGCAATGCTCGCCAACGCGATCTTTGTCTCGTCCATCGACCATGGCCCGTCGCCGCCGTCGGTGCAAACCGCGCGTCTGGTGGCATCGACCGGCGCGCCATTGGGATCGGCGGTTGCCGCCGGCATCCTGGCCATCTCGAAGTTTCATGGCGGCGCAATCGAAGACTGCATGAAGACATTGGAGCACGCCATGGAGCACGCGCGTCACAAAAATGCGTCGTTTGCCAACTCCGCTACAACGATCATCGATGCGTTTAACGCCAAGGGACACCGAGTGTCGGGATTCGGGCACCGTTTGCACACCCAGGACCCCCGTACGACGCGGCTGTTGTCGATGTGCGATGAGGCGGGAAAGGCCGGCGACGGCGTCCGGATGGCGCGCGCGTTTGAGGAAGCGTTTGCCAAATCGGGAAAACCGCTGCCGCTCAATGTCGATGGCGCAATTGCGGCGGTGCTGATCGACCTGGGGATCGCGCCCGGTCTTGCGAATGCGTTCTTCATGATCGCGCGCGTGCCGGGACTGGTCGCCCAGGCACACGAGGAGAAGACACGGCAGAAGCCGATGCGCAGAATCGATCCGGGCAGCGCGGTGTACGACGGTGCGCCGGAACGTCATCTTTGATCAGACACAGGCCGCGGGCAGGGACACCCGTTCGCTTCGCACAGGACAAGCGGCGTGCCGTGCCCACGAGATCGAATTTCCGAGGGTGAAGCGATGCGCGATGAAATCCGAAAGGTTTTCCCGGAAATCAACGAAATCAAAGACGCCTCACTGCGCGAGAAGACAGTCGCGAGCTGGGTGCGCGCGATGGAAGTCAGCGATTTGACGCTCGATGACTTGCGTCAGATGCCGTTCACGCTGCTGGTATCCGATGTGAACGTGACGTTTGTCGAACACGTGCGGACTGTTTGCCGCATGTGCATGGCCTGCTGGGATGTGCTGCACGACGCCTACGGCAGCCGCTTGACGGTCGACCGTGATGTCTTGATCGCCGGTGCGATGCTGGCGGATGTCGGCAAGGTGCACGAGATTACGCGCGTGAACGGCCAATTTGTCAAAAGCGACAAGGGCAAGCTGCTGCGTCACCCGTTCACGGGCGTCGGCATCGCCTGGGAGCAGGGACTTCCCGAGTCGGTTCTGCACGTCATCGCGATGCACTCGAAAGAAGCAACCGACGGCCGCCGCTCGCCGGAATGCATTGTCTTCCATCACGCCGACTTTATCGATTTTGAGCTCGTCGGCGGCTGAGCCCGTCGCAACGAGCCGCTTGCCCGTGCTAAGTGAGCTGAAGACACGCCACGGTCGATTGGGACTGGTCGTTCTGATGATCGTGGCGGCCTGTCTCAGCGTCAGTATCGTTCTCGCTCTGGATGCGCGGTTTCATGCTGACGATTTCCAGCAGATGCCCCGCCTGCAGGTGCCGCTCGGCGATTCGATTGTCGGCTTCTTCACGGCGCCCGACCCCAACGCCTCGCAATATTTTCGCCCATTGGCGCACACGACCCAGCGAGTGTTGATGGCGCTTTTTGGCCCGCGCGCGTGGGTCTTTCACCTGTTAAACCTCCTGCTGCACGTGGCGGCAACGTGCTTTCTGTATCGGTTGGCGAAGTCGGTTGCAGGGACTAAAATCGTCGCCGCCGCCTGCGCGACCGTGTTCGCAGTTCATGCGACACATGCCGAAGCGGTCGTGTTCGCATCGAACATCAGCGGCCTGGGCGGAGCGACATTCTACCTGGGAACGCTGCATTGCCTCGATCGTTTCCGCAAGAATGGGGAGATGAAATGGGCATTGTGGTCGATGATCGGCACGATACTCTCGGCGGGCTTTTCCGAAATCTTTGTCACACTGCCGTTGGCAGCATGGATGATCAGCCGTCAGCGGACAAACGCACGCAGGGCGAAGATGCCTATCGCGGGGATGGTCGCGATCGGTGCGGTCGTGTGGGCGTGGCGGCTCGCCATCGGTGTGCGGACAGAGTACTTGTCGGATACGTTGACGTTGAACCCACTGGGCTGGGTCCGCAACGCGCTATTCTACCTCGCGCACTTCCTTCTGCCGATCCGCAGCATCTTCCATGCAATCGGCTACGAAAACTACCAGCGGTTGCGCGATGCGCTGCCGGTTGTGCCCGACTCGGCCGCATATCTCGCAGTCGTAGCCGCCGCCGCTATAGGAGTCGTTATGGTTGGATTTAGAGTCTGGAAGAAGCTGCCGCAGCCGGTGCGCACCGGACTTCTGCTTGCTTTGGTGACAGCCATTCCGGTCGTGACTCTGAACCGCACGGGAATGCGTTTGCTCTATCTCCCGTCCGTGGGATTGGCCCTGGCGGTGGCGGGACTGATCGCGGCCGATGCCGCCGATCAGTGGCGACGTCGACTGCTGTGGCTGTGGATCGCGATCATGTCTGTCGCGCTGGTCGATCAGGTCGCTGTTTGGCGACGGGCGGGGCGCCTGGCCGAACAGGTACTGACTCAGGCCGCCGATATCCGCGAAGTTTTGTCCGCTGACCGGGCGGTCGTGTTCGCCGATGTCCCGCAGATGCGGGCCGGGGCGATGGTGTTCTCCATCGGCCTCGTGGAAGCGGTCCGTTGGAAGTCGGGGTATGTCGGCGATGTCTATGAGTTTGGAAACATCAACGCCGACACGACCGGAATTCCCCTGGGCGCTGCATGGTACGAATGGAGCGAAGATCGGTTTGTCGGGATCGATGAATTGACGGTGCGAACAAGACGCTCACCCTGAGGCCCTTGCGTTGTGTGGGGGACTCCTTTATATCTTCCACCGCAATCGGGAATCCGTATGGGACAAACAGTCGTCGAAAAGATCGCCACCGCGCACGCGGTCGGGCTGAAGCCGGGTCAGAGGGTCTACGCGGGCGACTTCATTCGCATCCGTCCCAAACACATCATGACCCACGACAACACCTCGGCGGTCAT is a genomic window of Candidatus Zixiibacteriota bacterium containing:
- a CDS encoding BMC domain-containing protein; protein product: MVKTMERQALGLIECVGLIGAIEAADAAAKAAAVRIVKTERTDPALITIHIEGELGAVQAAVDAGVAAGNKIGKVLTSVVIPRPDEGLGVILETPSNIVAKPTTPRSNRSPSQSRPVPGRQPARPMTELPDTGSTTGYASMTVVALRRLARRRGDLPISGREIARADKVLLLRLLLEADRRRGQ
- the prmC gene encoding peptide chain release factor N(5)-glutamine methyltransferase produces the protein MSSPFDGSPITIAAMRRQLVRILRTVAEETAATEADRLLGEIVGARPTELTLRHSEELSPERLRRLESLANDRLTGRPLAHVLGHVEFYGLDMLCDARVLIPRPETETVVDVALRHLPPRQAGHRLRVVDVGTGSGNIAVALAHARSDITVTAIDSQPDALEIAQANSSRYDLDSRIEFIVGNGLDPVCEDHTVDLIVSNPPYIACGDTAIERSVVDYEPHTALFAGESGTEIIEWLLRSAPGRLRLAGAFICEIGFDQAGTVAEIVAASREWGVPGFHKDLAGIDRVLSVQRRG
- the prfA gene encoding peptide chain release factor 1 is translated as MNPDKPTDELLELIEGMARRFRDIEQSMSDPVTVRDARRMRALGREHRHLSETLALGEQYRVLIGEIADAEAIVDEDADPELTEMAQDDLVRLHSERKALAQRLEDALTPSDPNDARPAIVEIRAGTGGEEAALFAADLMRMYTRFVERKGWRIEMLGSSETGVGGFKEVAFAVNGDGAYGTLKFESGVHRVQRVPVTEAAGRIHTSAATVAVLPEADEVEIEIRPEDLRIDVFRSSGPGGQSVNTTDSAVRVTHLPTGTVVSCQDEKSQLKNKNKALKVLRARLFAVAEAERDAKLAAERKQMVSTGDRSAKIRTYNFPQNRVTDHRIGLTLQNLDSVIEGDLEEIIEALRADDRRKRLGQQATARALA
- the rpmE gene encoding 50S ribosomal protein L31: MKEGIHPQYFDTVIHCACGNQIPTRSTVKDLAVDICSACHPFFTGKQKLVDTAGRVEKFLRKYGLEDKSAAKSPASGS
- a CDS encoding asparagine synthase-related protein, which produces MPGFGLAADRNGLDQQLATRIARASASMCHDARYAVREVASSAHVHLSFVAYPEYPVQVEVQDATTLLIEGMVYSQPPPIVPDLCRLLSESATPEATAAAISDIAAASDGDFVIVAITAPPHHAVFISSDVLGRLPVFWSFDSGRLLVSREPKFIRVLCGGKRPDRLGVAQSLVFGFPWGDRTTSEGVFRLPPGAVLCWKIDGDLPPQVLNQRPWAADKREWTGGFQECTARLSTELIASTARRAALTGDRNVVSLSGGMDSRAVAGSLHRAGIRVVARTFVYGRQHGDREAGIAARIAELCGFPHAVVRLSEPPLATANRLIRMTDGRNSGAMAYADEYLSEIVSEHGSGAVLWTGEGGDLVMPERRPHQRIGSDDNLIGLMFDRAAAFTSEQIGAIFGFSPGFMAEQLRHFVDTFPESDQTDRYLRMVWEYQRQAYFDGEDRNRCYLWVVAPFYGRPCFELALGAPSTWKKRRRLYGHLIRRIHERLVDVPVSNTGLRIGTRYDRARQHLRDLVQGHRWLETLHTRWRGAVQRRSRRPGEELTSALTRLLEDSSAVSAMVSIKASKALVSNGLSASQSWLLYTLLLNASETAPEVSPGT
- a CDS encoding ATP-grasp domain-containing protein, whose product is MARLHEYKSKALLSEAGFSVPRGQVVRHPSEVGAAIPKIGLPVVVKAQAWTTSRASQGAIAFADDHHEAATAVARMLSLKLGGFDVTEILIEQKLDITREFYAGVIVDDANRTPLVIFSSVGGTGIEELSRKHPKNVAKTPVDIRVGLRGFEARDTVRRAGVTGQLQSELAAALVGLYKVARHWECRSLEINPLVQTTDGKLVACDCRMTVDDNAVFRHPELEIEIAREFGRPPTELDKIAWTVEKDDYRGTFYFIEMARGYKRGAGYIGFHGAGGGGSMMSMDALIQRGYKIANFTDTSGNPPASKVYRAAKIILSQPNIDGYFGSGSGVASQEQFHSARGLVKAFWEENLSIPAVIRLGGNAEDQAVRILTEFTRNLPAPVEGYKKDDTADFCAERMQLLVGANKANAQPRKPIVPSVPVFEAKDPYTFDTPTGTIVYDHKVCRDCESKICVETCVPQILKLEDGKPVLKISREDAKGGQCTECLACEVECRVGGKGGGRVMLPIPGLDEYRSGAKAATA
- a CDS encoding CoA-binding protein, translated to MSILVDQEKKVVVQGITGREGMARTKLMQRYGTRVVAGCTPGKGGQDVLGVPVYDTVAEASEKHDGLDVAVIFVPAPLVKEAALEAIAAGIKLLVIVPDRVPIYDVMEIAAAAKESGARFVGPNTLGLLSPGKAVFGMIGGSAASAKDWFLPGRVGVSSRSGGITSSIAYYLSRAGIGLSTIIHVGGDAIVGTDHPAVMELFEADPDTDAVVMFGEIGTSQEERVADLIERKRFTKPLVAYIGGRAAQSGTRFSHAGAIIEGDRGTHEGKVKRLREVGATLVDNFGDIADAVKSVIQPLDTAKIPIPN
- a CDS encoding citryl-CoA lyase — translated: MSEQGWNTSVSQIAPNTIRLRGYPVEELMGKVGFAEAILLALTGEMPDAATAMLANAIFVSSIDHGPSPPSVQTARLVASTGAPLGSAVAAGILAISKFHGGAIEDCMKTLEHAMEHARHKNASFANSATTIIDAFNAKGHRVSGFGHRLHTQDPRTTRLLSMCDEAGKAGDGVRMARAFEEAFAKSGKPLPLNVDGAIAAVLIDLGIAPGLANAFFMIARVPGLVAQAHEEKTRQKPMRRIDPGSAVYDGAPERHL
- a CDS encoding phosphohydrolase, coding for MRDEIRKVFPEINEIKDASLREKTVASWVRAMEVSDLTLDDLRQMPFTLLVSDVNVTFVEHVRTVCRMCMACWDVLHDAYGSRLTVDRDVLIAGAMLADVGKVHEITRVNGQFVKSDKGKLLRHPFTGVGIAWEQGLPESVLHVIAMHSKEATDGRRSPECIVFHHADFIDFELVGG
- a CDS encoding glycosyltransferase family 39 protein, which codes for MLSELKTRHGRLGLVVLMIVAACLSVSIVLALDARFHADDFQQMPRLQVPLGDSIVGFFTAPDPNASQYFRPLAHTTQRVLMALFGPRAWVFHLLNLLLHVAATCFLYRLAKSVAGTKIVAAACATVFAVHATHAEAVVFASNISGLGGATFYLGTLHCLDRFRKNGEMKWALWSMIGTILSAGFSEIFVTLPLAAWMISRQRTNARRAKMPIAGMVAIGAVVWAWRLAIGVRTEYLSDTLTLNPLGWVRNALFYLAHFLLPIRSIFHAIGYENYQRLRDALPVVPDSAAYLAVVAAAAIGVVMVGFRVWKKLPQPVRTGLLLALVTAIPVVTLNRTGMRLLYLPSVGLALAVAGLIAADAADQWRRRLLWLWIAIMSVALVDQVAVWRRAGRLAEQVLTQAADIREVLSADRAVVFADVPQMRAGAMVFSIGLVEAVRWKSGYVGDVYEFGNINADTTGIPLGAAWYEWSEDRFVGIDELTVRTRRSP